One part of the Engraulis encrasicolus isolate BLACKSEA-1 chromosome 17, IST_EnEncr_1.0, whole genome shotgun sequence genome encodes these proteins:
- the LOC134466772 gene encoding brain-specific serine protease 4-like, protein MLGVWMCVVLLASNASGSLRSAVVGGHDAARGRWPWMVYVDIREGKIPGPCGGSLITDQWVLTAGHCIKNPHLLNPDPETSYVRLGEWKLKKPIGEKVKIQRFILHPDYKHTKTVIYNDVALLQLKSAVGFDNYISPVTLPGDKINPHKCWVTGWGTVKERRPLPGDQTLQELQVPLLDDAICRSMYPKVTKGMLCAGYIEGGKDACQGDSGGPLVCESFGVFVQVGVVSFGEGCARANRTGVYTRVEHYLSFIKETINTYSSF, encoded by the exons ATGCTCGGCGTCTGGATGTGTGTCGTGCTGCTGGCCAGCAATGcctcag gctcgttGAGGAGTGCTGTGGTTGGTGGGCACGATGCAGCACGAGGACGTTGGCCTTGGATGGTCTACGTCGACATAAGGGAAGGAaag ATCCCTGGGCCGTGTGGGGGTTCTCTGATCACTGATCAGTGGGTTCTCACCgcgggacattgcataaaaaatcC tcacctgttGAACCCTGACCCAGAGACCTCCTATGTGCGTTTGGGAGAGTGGAAGCTTAAGAAGCCCATTGGAGAAAAGGTCAAGATACAACGCTTCATCCTCCACCCTGATTACAAG catacCAAAACCGTGATATACAACGATGTTGCGCTCCTACAACTTAAGAGTGCTGTGGGTTTCGACAACTACATTTCCCCTGTGACTCTGCCTGGAGACAAGATTAACCCACACAAGTGCTGGGTCACCGGATGGGGCACAGTGAAGGAGAGAC GTCCGTTGCCAGGTGACCAGACTCTTCAGGAGCTGCAGGTTCCTCTGCTAGATGACGCCATCTGCAGGTCCATGTATCCCAAAGTCACCAAGGGCATGCTGTGTGCCGGATACATAGAAGGGGGCAAGGAcgcctgtcag ggtgatTCTGGTGGTCCCCTGGTGTGCGAGTCCTTCGGTGTGTTTGTTCAGGTGGGAGTGGTGAGTTTTGGAGAGGGCTGTGCTCGGGCCAACAGGACTGGTGTGTACACACGCGTGGAGCACTACCTCTCCTTCATCAAGGAAACCATCAACACATACAGCTCCTTCTAG
- the LOC134466770 gene encoding serine protease 33-like: protein MLGVWVCVVLLVSNASGSLRSAVVGGHDAERGSWPWMVYVYIMEGPMTQPCGGSVITDQWVLTAGHCIYEPPKLLNPDPETSYVRLGEWKLKKPIGEKVKIQRFILHPDYKSAAGINNMPYNDIALLQLESRISFNSYISPVALPGPRDNINPHKCWVTGWGNVKEKLKLTGDRTLQELQVPLQDDAICRTMYPKVTKGMLCAGYLEGGKDACQGDSGGPLVCESFGVFVQVGVVSFGEGCARANRTGVYTRVEHYLPFIKDTINTYSSF from the exons ATGCTCGGcgtctgggtgtgtgttgtgctgctggTCAGCAATGCCTCAG gctcGTTGAGGAGTGCTGTGGTTGGTGGACACGATGCAGAGCGAGGAAGTTGGCCTTGGATGGTCTACGTCTACATAATGGAAGGAccg ATGACACAGCCGTGTGGGGGTTCTGTGATCACTGATCAGTGGGTTCTCACCGCGGGACATTGCATCTACGAACC gccCAAACTGTTGAACCCTGACCCTGAGACCTCCTATGTGCGTTTGGGAGAGTGGAAGCTTAAGAAGCCCATTGGAGAAAAGGTCAAGATACAACGCTTCATCCTCCACCCTGATTACAag tcAGCTGCAGGTATCAACAACATGCCGTACAACGATATTGCTCTCCTACAGCTAGAGAGCCGCATCAGTTTCAACAGCTACATTTCCCCCGTTGCTCTACCTGGACCCCGAGACAACATTAACCCACACAAGTGCTGGGTCACCGGATGGGGCAACGTGAAGGAGAAAC ttAAGTTGACGGGTGACCGGACTCTGCAGGAGCTGCAGGTTCCTCTGCAAGATGATGCCATCTGCAGGACCATGTATCCCAAAGTCACCAAGGGCATGCTGTGTGCCGGATACCTAGAGGGGGGCAAGGAcgcctgtcag ggtgacTCTGGTGGTCCCCTGGTGTGCGAGTCCTTTGGTGTGTTTGTTCAGGTGGGCGTGGTGAGTTTTGGAGAGGGCTGTGCTCGGGCCAACAGGACTGGCGTGTACACACGCGTGGAGCACTACCTCCCCTTCATCAAGGACACCATCAACACATACAGCTCCTTCTAG